A genomic stretch from Coffea arabica cultivar ET-39 chromosome 10c, Coffea Arabica ET-39 HiFi, whole genome shotgun sequence includes:
- the LOC113714988 gene encoding BTB/POZ domain-containing protein At1g21780 isoform X2, whose amino-acid sequence MDSKVETISRLAQWRIDTFGPSTYKRSDPFKIGIWNWILSIEKNRYMYIRLFPELSRVSKEQPPVARFVLRVTTTGTNRKPYISPIHERLLRTSDDFVWTIDTTFQGRFVIDVEFLDLKICPLNGGEANPIWPSDGVMQSLATQSTLRCLSRMLFEGIHADVIINTADGTVHSHKEDFWKHRLALLGAANKYDIADLKDACEESLLEDVNTGNVLERLQEAWLYQLNKLKKGCLMYLFDFGKIYDVEDEISNFFRQADRALMVEMFQEVLTAWKPA is encoded by the exons ATGGACTCCAAAGTAGAGACCATCTCCAGGCTTGCTCAATGGAGAATCGACACTTTCGGACCCTCCACCTACAAACGCTCAGACCCTTTTAAAATTGGTATCTGGAACTG GATTTTATCCATTGAGAAGAATCGTTACATGTATATTCGTTTATTCCCGGAGCTGTCTCGGGTGTCTAAAGAGCAGCCTCCGGTAGCCCGATTTGTTTTACGGGTCACGACTACAGGCACAAATCGCAAGCCATATATTTCTCCAA TTCATGAGCGACTGCTTCGGACAAGTGATGATTTTGTCTGGACTATTGATACTACCTTTCAGGGTCGGTTCGTCATTGATGTTGAGTTTCTGGACCTGAAAATATGCCCCTTAAAT GGTGGAGAAGCCAATCCTATATGGCCTAGTGATGGTGTCATGCAGTCTTTGGCAACGCAAAGCACCCTCCGATGCCTTTCTCGCATGCTTTTTGAGGGTATCCATGCTGATGTCATCATCAACACTGCTGATGGAACTGTTCATTCTCATAAG GAGGATTTTTGGAAGCACAGGTTGGCATTGCTTGGCGCGGCAAACAAGTATGACATTGCTGACCTAAAAGATGCTTGCGAGGAAAGTCTCTTAGAAGATGTCAATACCGGTAACGTTCTCGAGAGGTTGCAAGAGGCTTGGCTTTACCAACTCAACAAGTTGAAGAAAGGGTGTTTAATGTACCTGTTTGATTTTGGCAAAATTTACGACGTCGAAGATGAGATAAGTAACTTCTTCAGGCAGGCAGATAGAGCATTAATGGTAGAGATGTTTCAGGAAGTGCTTAC
- the LOC113714988 gene encoding BTB/POZ domain-containing protein At1g21780 isoform X1, whose protein sequence is MDSKVETISRLAQWRIDTFGPSTYKRSDPFKIGIWNWILSIEKNRYMYIRLFPELSRVSKEQPPVARFVLRVTTTGTNRKPYISPIHERLLRTSDDFVWTIDTTFQGRFVIDVEFLDLKICPLNGGEANPIWPSDGVMQSLATQSTLRCLSRMLFEGIHADVIINTADGTVHSHKAILSASSPVFHSMFLHNLREKESSTIDIEDMSTDSCTALLSYLYGTIKQEDFWKHRLALLGAANKYDIADLKDACEESLLEDVNTGNVLERLQEAWLYQLNKLKKGCLMYLFDFGKIYDVEDEISNFFRQADRALMVEMFQEVLTAWKPA, encoded by the exons ATGGACTCCAAAGTAGAGACCATCTCCAGGCTTGCTCAATGGAGAATCGACACTTTCGGACCCTCCACCTACAAACGCTCAGACCCTTTTAAAATTGGTATCTGGAACTG GATTTTATCCATTGAGAAGAATCGTTACATGTATATTCGTTTATTCCCGGAGCTGTCTCGGGTGTCTAAAGAGCAGCCTCCGGTAGCCCGATTTGTTTTACGGGTCACGACTACAGGCACAAATCGCAAGCCATATATTTCTCCAA TTCATGAGCGACTGCTTCGGACAAGTGATGATTTTGTCTGGACTATTGATACTACCTTTCAGGGTCGGTTCGTCATTGATGTTGAGTTTCTGGACCTGAAAATATGCCCCTTAAAT GGTGGAGAAGCCAATCCTATATGGCCTAGTGATGGTGTCATGCAGTCTTTGGCAACGCAAAGCACCCTCCGATGCCTTTCTCGCATGCTTTTTGAGGGTATCCATGCTGATGTCATCATCAACACTGCTGATGGAACTGTTCATTCTCATAAGGCAATTCTTTCTGCAAGTTCTCCTGTTTTCCATAGTATGTTCCTTCATAATCTGAGGGAGAAAGAGTCCTCTACAATTGACATAGAAGACATGTCTACAGATTCTTGCACAGCCCTTCTTAGTTACTTGTATGGGACCATAAAACAGGAGGATTTTTGGAAGCACAGGTTGGCATTGCTTGGCGCGGCAAACAAGTATGACATTGCTGACCTAAAAGATGCTTGCGAGGAAAGTCTCTTAGAAGATGTCAATACCGGTAACGTTCTCGAGAGGTTGCAAGAGGCTTGGCTTTACCAACTCAACAAGTTGAAGAAAGGGTGTTTAATGTACCTGTTTGATTTTGGCAAAATTTACGACGTCGAAGATGAGATAAGTAACTTCTTCAGGCAGGCAGATAGAGCATTAATGGTAGAGATGTTTCAGGAAGTGCTTAC
- the LOC113713271 gene encoding BTB/POZ domain-containing protein At1g21780-like isoform X2 gives MDSKVETISRLAQWRIDTFGPSTYKRSDPFKIGIWNWILSIEKNRYMYIRLFPELSRVSKEQPPVARFVLRVTTTGTNRKPYISPIHERLLRTSDDFVWPIDTTFQGRFVIDVEFLDLKICSLNDGEANPIWPSDCVMQSLAMQSTLRCLSRMLFEGIDADVIINTADGTVRSHKEDFWKHRLALLGAANKYDIADLKDACEESLLEDINTGNVLERLQEAWLYQLNKLKKGCLMYLFDFGKIYDIKDETSNFFRQADRELMVEMFQEVLTAWKPA, from the exons ATGGACTCCAAAGTAGAGACCATCTCCAGGCTTGCTCAATGGAGAATCGACACTTTCGGACCCTCCACCTACAAACGCTCAGACCCTTTTAAAATTGGTATCTGGAACTG GATTTTATCCATTGAGAAGAATCGTTACATGTATATTCGTTTATTCCCGGAGCTGTCTCGGGTGTCTAAAGAGCAGCCTCCGGTAGCCCGATTTGTTTTACGGGTCACGACTACAGGCACAAATCGCAAGCCATATATTTCTCCAA TTCATGAGCGACTGCTTCGGACAAGTGATGATTTTGTCTGGCCTATTGATACTACCTTTCAGGGTCGGTTCGTCATTGATGTTGAGTTTCTGGACCTGAAAATATGCTCCTTAAAT GATGGAGAAGCCAATCCTATATGGCCTAGTGATTGTGTCATGCAGTCTTTGGCAATGCAAAGCACCCTCCGATGCCTTTCTCGCATGCTTTTTGAGGGTATCGATGCTGATGTCATCATCAACACTGCTGATGGAACTGTTCGTTCTCATAAG GAGGATTTTTGGAAGCACAGGTTGGCATTGCTTGGCGCGGCAAACAAGTATGACATTGCTGACCTAAAAGATGCTTGCGAGGAAAGTCTCTTAGAAGATATCAATACTGGTAACGTTCTCGAGAGGTTGCAAGAGGCTTGGCTTTACCAACTCAACAAGTTGAAGAAAGGGTGTTTAATGTACCTGTTTGATTTTGGCAAAATTTACGACATCAAAGATGAGACAAGTAACTTCTTCAGGCAGGCAGATAGAGAATTAATGGTAGAGATGTTTCAGGAAGTGCTTACAGCATGGAAACCAGCATAA
- the LOC113713271 gene encoding BTB/POZ domain-containing protein At1g21780-like isoform X1, translating into MDSKVETISRLAQWRIDTFGPSTYKRSDPFKIGIWNWILSIEKNRYMYIRLFPELSRVSKEQPPVARFVLRVTTTGTNRKPYISPIHERLLRTSDDFVWPIDTTFQGRFVIDVEFLDLKICSLNDGEANPIWPSDCVMQSLAMQSTLRCLSRMLFEGIDADVIINTADGTVRSHKAILSASSPVFHRMFLHNLKEKESSTIDIEDMSTDSCTALLSYLYGTIKQEDFWKHRLALLGAANKYDIADLKDACEESLLEDINTGNVLERLQEAWLYQLNKLKKGCLMYLFDFGKIYDIKDETSNFFRQADRELMVEMFQEVLTAWKPA; encoded by the exons ATGGACTCCAAAGTAGAGACCATCTCCAGGCTTGCTCAATGGAGAATCGACACTTTCGGACCCTCCACCTACAAACGCTCAGACCCTTTTAAAATTGGTATCTGGAACTG GATTTTATCCATTGAGAAGAATCGTTACATGTATATTCGTTTATTCCCGGAGCTGTCTCGGGTGTCTAAAGAGCAGCCTCCGGTAGCCCGATTTGTTTTACGGGTCACGACTACAGGCACAAATCGCAAGCCATATATTTCTCCAA TTCATGAGCGACTGCTTCGGACAAGTGATGATTTTGTCTGGCCTATTGATACTACCTTTCAGGGTCGGTTCGTCATTGATGTTGAGTTTCTGGACCTGAAAATATGCTCCTTAAAT GATGGAGAAGCCAATCCTATATGGCCTAGTGATTGTGTCATGCAGTCTTTGGCAATGCAAAGCACCCTCCGATGCCTTTCTCGCATGCTTTTTGAGGGTATCGATGCTGATGTCATCATCAACACTGCTGATGGAACTGTTCGTTCTCATAAGGCAATTCTTTCTGCAAGTTCTCCTGTTTTCCATAGAATGTTCCTTCATAATCTGAAGGAGAAAGAGTCCTCTACAATTGACATAGAAGACATGTCTACAGATTCTTGCACAGCCCTTCTTAGTTACTTGTATGGGACCATAAAACAGGAGGATTTTTGGAAGCACAGGTTGGCATTGCTTGGCGCGGCAAACAAGTATGACATTGCTGACCTAAAAGATGCTTGCGAGGAAAGTCTCTTAGAAGATATCAATACTGGTAACGTTCTCGAGAGGTTGCAAGAGGCTTGGCTTTACCAACTCAACAAGTTGAAGAAAGGGTGTTTAATGTACCTGTTTGATTTTGGCAAAATTTACGACATCAAAGATGAGACAAGTAACTTCTTCAGGCAGGCAGATAGAGAATTAATGGTAGAGATGTTTCAGGAAGTGCTTACAGCATGGAAACCAGCATAA
- the LOC113713329 gene encoding BTB/POZ domain-containing protein At1g21780-like, with translation MDSKVETISRLAQWRIDTFGPSTYKRSDPFKIGIWNWILSIEKNRYMYIRLFPELSRVSKEQPPVARFVLRVTTTGTNRKPYISPIHERLLRTSDDFVWPIDTTFQGRFVIHVEFLDLKICPLNGGEANPIWPSDGVMQSLATQSTLRCLSRMLFEGIHADVIINTADGTVRSHKAILSASSPVFHRMFLHNLRERESSTIDIEDMSTESCTALLSYLYGTMKQEDFWKHRLALLGAADKYDIADLKDACEESLLEDINAGNVLERLQEAWLYQLNKLKKGCLMYLFDFGKIYDIKDEISNFFRQADRELLVEMFQEVLTAWKPA, from the exons ATGGACTCCAAAGTAGAGACCATCTCCAGGCTTGCTCAATGGAGAATCGACACTTTCGGACCCTCCACCTACAAACGCTCAGACCCTTTTAAAATTGGTATCTGGAACTG GATTTTATCCATTGAGAAGAATCGTTACATGTATATTCGTTTATTCCCGGAGCTGTCTCGGGTGTCTAAAGAGCAGCCTCCGGTAGCCCGATTTGTTTTACGGGTCACGACTACAGGCACAAATCGCAAGCCATATATTTCTCCAA TTCATGAGCGACTGCTTCGGACAAGTGATGATTTTGTCTGGCCTATTGATACTACCTTTCAGGGTCGGTTCGTCATTCATGTTGAGTTTCTGGACCTGAAAATATGCCCCTTAAAT GGTGGAGAAGCCAATCCTATATGGCCTAGTGATGGTGTCATGCAGTCTTTGGCAACGCAAAGCACCCTCCGATGCCTTTCTCGCATGCTTTTTGAGGGTATCCATGCTGATGTCATCATCAACACTGCTGATGGAACTGTTCGTTCTCATAAGGCAATTCTTTCTGCAAGTTCTCCTGTTTTCCATAGAATGTTCCTTCATAATCTGAGGGAGAGAGAGTCCTCTACAATTGACATAGAAGACATGTCTACAGAATCTTGCACAGCCCTTCTTAGTTACTTGTATGGGACCATGAAACAAGAGGATTTTTGGAAGCACAGGTTGGCATTGCTTGGCGCGGCAGACAAGTATGACATTGCTGACCTAAAAGATGCTTGCGAGGAAAGTCTCTTAGAAGATATCAATGCCGGTAACGTTCTCGAGAGGTTGCAAGAGGCTTGGCTTTACCAACTCAACAAGTTGAAGAAAGGGTGTTTAATGTACCTGTTTGATTTTGGCAAAATTTACGACATCAAAGATGAGATAAGTAACTTCTTCAGGCAGGCAGATAGAGAATTATTGGTAGAGATGTTTCAGGAAGTGCTTACAGCATGGAAACCAGCATAA